The following proteins are co-located in the Acidobacteriota bacterium genome:
- the ttcA gene encoding tRNA 2-thiocytidine(32) synthetase TtcA: MAELLQIRDPLRSLARTMSRTIETFDLIRDGDRILVAISGGKDSYTMLQLLDRARRRAPIRFELVAFHLDQKQPGYDGAPLRAWLEAAGIEFVIHGEDTYSAVLTTQERTGEHTYCRVCSRLRRGILYEAADRLGCNKIALGHHRDDAIETLLLNLFFSGRLQAMPARYTTNDERFEVIRPLIECSESSIAAHAEQARFPILPCNLCGSQSDLKRVEIKRLLTDLEERIPDLRSVMTAALKNVRPSHLLDAEVAEAWSRSADQYEPRR; encoded by the coding sequence CGAGGACGATCGAGACGTTCGACCTGATCCGTGATGGCGATCGCATCCTTGTCGCCATTTCCGGCGGCAAGGACAGCTACACCATGCTGCAACTGCTCGATCGTGCTCGTCGTCGTGCTCCAATTCGGTTCGAACTCGTCGCGTTTCATCTCGACCAGAAACAACCGGGGTACGACGGAGCGCCACTGCGAGCCTGGCTGGAGGCGGCCGGCATCGAATTCGTGATCCATGGGGAAGACACGTACAGCGCGGTGCTCACGACACAGGAGCGGACGGGCGAGCATACGTATTGTCGTGTCTGTTCTCGTCTGAGACGGGGAATTCTCTACGAAGCGGCCGATCGGTTGGGCTGCAACAAGATCGCACTGGGTCATCATCGAGACGATGCCATCGAGACGCTTCTTCTAAACCTGTTCTTCTCGGGTCGGCTGCAAGCGATGCCGGCCCGCTACACGACCAACGACGAACGATTCGAAGTCATCCGCCCTCTCATCGAGTGCTCGGAGAGTTCCATTGCGGCCCACGCGGAACAGGCCCGCTTTCCGATTCTGCCTTGCAACCTTTGCGGGTCTCAGAGCGATCTCAAACGAGTCGAGATCAAGCGCCTGCTGACGGACCTCGAAGAACGCATCCCCGATCTTCGCTCCGTGATGACCGCGGCGCTCAAGAACGTGCGTCCAAGTCATCTACTGGATGCCGAGGTTGCAGAAGCCTGGAGCCGATCGGCCGATCAATACGAGCCGCGTCGCTAG
- a CDS encoding PDZ domain-containing protein: protein MRFQDRRATALWAARFVMVIAIGLVTGSFHAADKQSTRLLRFPDIHGDRVVFVHAGDIWIASSRGGEGHRLTGHTGQELFPKFSPDGSRVAYSAEYSGNRQVWVMDADGSNQRQLTFYNDVGPMPPRGGFDYRVLDWTRDGKHVVFRANRLPWGVRLGRPYVVPVDGGMEQPLAVPETGGGMLSPDGKQYVYTPIDREFRTWKRYRGGRAQDVWIFDLESHDARQLTDHVATDNQPVWVEDSIYFTSDREKRLNLYAMTTSGEDLRRVTNHENFDVLWPSAGPKQVVYEAGGSLHRFDPGADESERIDIRLNGNFVGTIAGLRNVSDWVTGGDISPTGKRAVFVARGEMFTVPAEDGSARNLTRSAGVRELHPAWSPDGRLLAYQSDRSGEYEIYVRRQDGKGEERRVTSGGDVWRFPPVWSPDSKMLAWGDRSQRLRYVTIDTGRVTDVDHSDYNDITSYSWSPDSRWLAYTKNDASQFSSVYVHDLESGDKHRLTDEFTNDYQPVFGGKGDFLYFLSDRDYNLTFSGYEFNYFYTRPTRIYAATLSSDGPSLLKATSDEEPFTESEESEEEEADDDEAEGEDVRVTIDVEGIAHRVVALPASAGNYGSLAGTEDGLVFAQFDQNSPPSIRQFNVESEETETILEGSGNYALSANGSKLLVAQGENWRIIDRKAGQDASSGGLDLSGLVARVDPAAEWLQIFNDAWRITRDWFYDPEMHGVDWDAIHDLYEPLVEHVHHRADLDYILGEMGGELNAGHYYVNSGDMPTVPRRDGGLLGAEIQKGPSGFYRVAEVFPGENWHDAFRSPLTETGVNVHEGDWILAVDGVSTKGVDNFYRLLEGTAGHQVELLVNDRPKEEGARVEIVRPLARETNLRYLKWTQSRRDLVDRLSGGRVGYIHLPNTATDGNRELRKYFYPQADRDALVIDVRYNGGGFIPDRMVELLTRERLNYWKFRGVEPNPTPQYSHVGPKVCLTNHYSSSGGDAFPYYFKKLGLGPLLGTRTWGGLIGLSGNPGFIDGGSINVPTFRFIDTDGNWAVENEGVAPDEEVVDHPTLVSQGQDPTLERAVAYLLEMLGENPVERVVTPSPVVLPR, encoded by the coding sequence ATGCGTTTCCAAGATCGCAGGGCCACCGCCCTGTGGGCCGCCCGGTTCGTGATGGTCATAGCAATTGGGCTCGTGACCGGGTCCTTCCATGCAGCGGACAAACAGAGTACCCGTCTACTGCGCTTCCCGGACATCCACGGCGATCGTGTCGTCTTCGTGCACGCGGGAGACATCTGGATAGCGAGTAGCCGAGGAGGCGAGGGCCATCGACTAACCGGACACACGGGCCAGGAGCTCTTTCCGAAGTTCTCGCCGGACGGAAGCCGGGTCGCTTACTCCGCCGAGTACTCCGGAAATCGCCAGGTCTGGGTCATGGATGCGGATGGGAGCAACCAGCGACAGCTGACCTTCTACAACGATGTGGGGCCCATGCCACCGCGTGGTGGATTCGATTACCGGGTTCTCGACTGGACCCGCGACGGGAAGCACGTGGTGTTTCGCGCCAACCGGCTGCCGTGGGGTGTTCGACTGGGGCGCCCCTACGTCGTTCCGGTCGATGGGGGTATGGAGCAACCGCTCGCCGTCCCGGAGACGGGTGGCGGCATGTTGTCGCCCGACGGAAAACAGTACGTCTACACCCCCATCGATCGCGAGTTTCGCACGTGGAAGCGTTACCGAGGCGGCCGTGCACAGGACGTCTGGATCTTCGATCTGGAATCGCACGATGCGCGCCAGTTGACCGATCACGTCGCCACGGACAACCAACCCGTCTGGGTCGAAGACAGCATCTACTTCACGTCGGATCGAGAAAAGCGGCTCAACCTCTACGCAATGACGACGTCAGGCGAAGATCTTCGCAGAGTGACCAACCACGAAAACTTCGATGTGTTGTGGCCCAGTGCGGGGCCGAAGCAGGTCGTCTACGAGGCGGGAGGCAGTCTGCACCGCTTCGATCCGGGCGCGGATGAGAGTGAGCGGATCGACATCCGGCTAAACGGTAACTTTGTCGGTACGATTGCCGGGTTGCGGAATGTGTCGGACTGGGTCACCGGTGGCGATATCTCTCCGACCGGGAAGCGCGCCGTCTTCGTGGCCCGCGGCGAGATGTTCACCGTCCCGGCCGAAGATGGTTCGGCGAGGAATCTCACGCGATCTGCCGGGGTCCGGGAGCTGCACCCCGCCTGGTCGCCGGACGGTCGTCTGCTCGCGTACCAGAGTGACCGCAGCGGCGAGTACGAGATCTATGTCCGACGACAGGACGGCAAGGGGGAGGAGCGTCGGGTAACCAGCGGCGGAGACGTCTGGCGATTCCCGCCGGTCTGGTCCCCCGACTCGAAGATGTTGGCGTGGGGGGACCGAAGCCAACGGTTGCGTTACGTCACGATCGACACCGGAAGGGTGACGGACGTCGATCACTCCGACTACAACGACATCACCAGCTACTCGTGGTCTCCCGACAGCCGCTGGCTCGCCTATACGAAGAACGACGCCAGCCAGTTCTCATCGGTTTACGTCCACGATCTGGAGTCCGGAGACAAACATCGCCTGACGGACGAATTTACCAATGATTACCAGCCGGTATTCGGAGGAAAGGGCGACTTTCTCTATTTCCTTTCCGACCGCGACTACAACCTCACGTTCAGCGGCTACGAGTTCAACTATTTCTACACACGACCGACGAGGATCTACGCGGCGACACTGAGTAGCGACGGTCCGTCGCTCCTCAAGGCAACAAGCGATGAGGAGCCGTTCACCGAATCGGAGGAATCGGAAGAGGAGGAGGCCGACGACGACGAGGCGGAGGGCGAGGACGTGCGTGTCACGATCGATGTGGAAGGAATCGCACATCGCGTGGTGGCGCTTCCCGCGTCGGCAGGGAACTACGGAAGCCTGGCAGGAACCGAAGACGGACTCGTGTTCGCGCAATTCGACCAAAACTCGCCTCCGTCGATCCGACAGTTCAACGTCGAGAGTGAGGAGACCGAGACGATCCTCGAGGGCAGCGGGAACTACGCGCTTTCCGCCAACGGATCGAAGCTCCTGGTCGCTCAGGGTGAGAACTGGCGGATCATCGATCGAAAGGCCGGGCAGGACGCGTCATCCGGGGGCCTGGATCTGAGCGGACTGGTGGCACGCGTGGACCCGGCTGCCGAGTGGCTTCAGATTTTCAATGACGCGTGGCGAATTACACGGGACTGGTTCTACGACCCGGAGATGCATGGCGTCGACTGGGATGCCATTCACGACCTGTACGAACCTCTGGTCGAGCATGTGCATCATCGCGCCGATCTCGACTATATCCTCGGCGAAATGGGTGGGGAACTCAACGCCGGTCACTACTACGTCAACTCCGGAGACATGCCGACCGTGCCGCGTCGAGACGGAGGCCTTCTCGGGGCGGAGATCCAGAAAGGACCGTCAGGTTTCTATCGGGTCGCCGAAGTTTTCCCCGGCGAGAACTGGCACGACGCGTTTCGTTCGCCCCTGACGGAGACCGGCGTGAACGTTCACGAGGGCGATTGGATCCTCGCCGTCGATGGCGTCAGCACGAAGGGAGTCGACAATTTCTATCGACTTCTGGAGGGGACCGCGGGGCATCAGGTCGAATTGCTCGTCAACGATCGACCGAAAGAAGAGGGGGCACGTGTCGAAATCGTTCGCCCGTTGGCCCGAGAGACCAACCTTCGATACCTGAAATGGACCCAGTCCCGTCGCGATCTCGTCGATCGTCTTTCCGGTGGTCGAGTCGGCTATATCCACCTACCGAATACCGCCACCGATGGAAATCGCGAACTGCGAAAGTATTTCTACCCGCAGGCCGATCGCGACGCCCTGGTGATCGACGTTCGTTACAACGGTGGTGGTTTCATTCCCGATCGAATGGTCGAACTGCTCACGAGAGAGCGTCTCAATTACTGGAAGTTTCGCGGGGTAGAGCCGAACCCGACGCCTCAGTATTCGCATGTCGGTCCGAAGGTCTGCCTGACGAATCACTATTCAAGTTCCGGCGGAGATGCGTTCCCGTACTATTTCAAGAAGCTCGGACTTGGCCCACTGTTGGGGACACGGACATGGGGAGGGCTCATCGGTCTTTCCGGCAATCCCGGGTTCATCGACGGCGGGTCCATCAACGTACCCACATTTCGGTTCATCGATACCGACGGAAATTGGGCTGTCGAGAACGAGGGCGTTGCACCGGATGAGGAGGTTGTCGATCATCCGACTCTCGTGAGTCAGGGCCAGGACCCCACCCTCGAGCGCGCCGTTGCGTATCTACTTGAGATGCTAGGCGAGAATCCGGTCGAGCGGGTGGTGACGCCGTCTCCGGTCGTTCTCCCTCGATAA
- a CDS encoding HAD-IA family hydrolase: protein MESARLPVFDVVTFDCYGTLVDWRGGIADAFRTVAGRAGHVVNVPEVLDHYIEIEAGFEAGAYRSYRDVLRLTAMEIGRRLGWTLTGAEAEFLADSLPTWPVFPDTIAALGAIRGSGIEVGILSNVDDKLLDGTLKSLGVPIDLRVTAEEVRGYKPGPAHFETAAQKIGARSWLHAAQSLFHDIEPANQRELPSAWINRQAEPRPNSPVPDWEYTDLRSLADALLEARAG from the coding sequence ATGGAGTCGGCGAGACTACCCGTCTTCGACGTTGTGACGTTCGACTGCTACGGGACTCTGGTCGATTGGCGTGGCGGGATCGCAGACGCGTTTCGCACCGTAGCCGGGCGAGCAGGGCACGTTGTGAACGTCCCCGAGGTGTTGGATCACTACATCGAGATTGAGGCCGGCTTCGAGGCCGGGGCCTATCGCTCCTATCGCGACGTGTTGCGTCTCACTGCGATGGAGATCGGTCGACGCCTGGGTTGGACGCTCACTGGGGCCGAGGCTGAGTTCCTGGCCGATAGCCTGCCGACATGGCCCGTGTTTCCCGATACGATCGCTGCGCTAGGCGCCATACGTGGCAGCGGGATCGAGGTGGGAATCCTCTCGAACGTCGACGACAAGTTGTTGGACGGCACGCTGAAGTCTCTGGGTGTTCCGATCGATCTTCGAGTCACCGCGGAGGAGGTCCGGGGCTACAAACCGGGGCCCGCACACTTCGAGACCGCGGCGCAGAAGATTGGCGCAAGGAGTTGGCTCCATGCCGCGCAGAGTCTGTTCCACGATATCGAGCCTGCCAACCAGAGAGAACTGCCGTCGGCATGGATCAACCGTCAAGCGGAACCCCGACCGAACTCGCCGGTTCCCGATTGGGAGTACACAGACCTCCGTTCGCTGGCGGATGCTTTGCTGGAAGCTCGCGCGGGCTAG
- a CDS encoding response regulator — protein sequence MSRTILIVDDEPMIRRLVRIRLEQSGYEVRDAADGAAAVGIVDEFKPDVVISDILMPDFDGIEVIRSLRKSHPSIRLIAISGAPNDVFLNSAKVLGAARVLRKPFSMDELVAAVEEVLEKP from the coding sequence GTGTCCAGAACGATTCTAATCGTCGACGACGAGCCGATGATTCGTCGGCTCGTGCGGATTCGGCTGGAACAATCGGGGTACGAGGTGCGCGACGCCGCAGACGGGGCGGCGGCGGTTGGTATTGTCGACGAGTTCAAACCGGACGTTGTCATTTCAGACATCCTCATGCCCGACTTCGACGGCATCGAGGTCATTCGTTCATTGCGGAAGAGCCACCCGTCGATCCGACTCATCGCGATAAGCGGCGCGCCCAACGATGTATTCCTCAACAGCGCGAAGGTACTAGGGGCGGCCCGGGTGCTTCGAAAGCCGTTCTCGATGGACGAGCTGGTGGCTGCAGTCGAAGAGGTCCTCGAGAAACCCTGA